From a region of the Coffea arabica cultivar ET-39 chromosome 3e, Coffea Arabica ET-39 HiFi, whole genome shotgun sequence genome:
- the LOC113735671 gene encoding uncharacterized protein: MGSFKIIAIFFLVLLLFPSIQPKCGASASAEEAVALLKWKASFQSQINSNLTSWNLQSINAKNSSSLPCTWAGISCINGSVNRLNLSNWNIKGSLHDFPFSSLPNLEYLDLSLNQIFGSIPKQIGSLSKLIYLDFWVNELSQEIPPEICNLRNLTHLALASNQLSGPIPSGIGELHYLVELYLDNNYLTGSIPASFGDLNRLAELRLFQNHLSGPIPSAIGNLFSLRFLYLNHNNLIGAIPKSLGNLTNLIELLLFDNQLSGSVPKELGNLKFLTSVAMNQNQLNGSIPASIGNLSNLRMLFLRDNQFSGTIPQELGNLNKLVALELDHNKFFGPLPELPCQSGMLQNITVSENMLTGPIPRSLKNCSSLIRARFEGNRFRGNLSEMFGIYPFLDFIDLSNNEFYGELSSNWGKCKPLKTLLVAENNITGGIPPEIGNLTQLHTLNLSLNSLSGKIPRAVGELASMLKLDLHDNQLTGNIPQVMGVSLEFLDLSTNSLSGTLPENLGGMKHLFHMNLSNNILSQRIPLQIGELTQLSELDLSQNFFTGEIPSEFQSLQSLGTLDLSQNNLSGLIPKALAELPGLLHINLSFNNLEGPIPSGRAFGYLTLEEVKGNKGLCGNITGFRACESSPPIKKHVKYKRKELALKIVLPLLGSFILLGAFFGAFRLHDQRKTNSRAEDMEVKKGDLFAICAYDGNALYNKIVRSTEEFSEIFCIGKGSYGSVYKAQLSIGDVVAVKRLQNMPNVAKDKSFLNEIRALTEIKHRNIVKLFGFCSNARHSILVYEYLERGSLAKILSMEEEAKELDWQKRLKIIKGVAHALSYMHHDCSPAVVHRDISSNNILLDPDYEPHVSDFGTSKFLKKDSSNWSSLAGTYGYIAPEFAYTMKVNEKCDVYSFGVLTMEIIKGKHPGDLTANLMSSNHEDVELKDLVDRRLRYPNQETQKILISIFKLARECLHADPQCRPTMLFISRFLASY, translated from the exons ATGGGTTCTTTCAAAATAATCGCCATATTCTTTTTGGTTCTCCTACTTTTCCCATCAATTCAACCCAAATGTGGAGCTTCAGCTTCTGCTGAAGAGGCTGTTGCTCTTTTGAAATGGAAAGCCAGTTTTCAGAGCCAGATCAATAGCAACCTAACCTCATGGAACCTTCAATCCATCAACGCCAAGAATTCTTCTAGCCTTCCATGCACTTGGGCTGGTATTTCCTGCATTAATGGAAGCGTCAACAGGTTGAACCTCTCAAATTGGAATATTAAAGGTAGCCTCCATGATTTCCCATTTTCATCCCTCCCAAATCTTGAATATCTTGATCTCAGCCTGAATCAGATCTTCGGCAGCATACCTAAACAAATAGGTAGCCTGTCGAAGCTCATTTATCTTGATTTCTGGGTAAATGAATTGTCACAAGAAATCCCACCTGAAATTTGCAACTTGAGAAACTTGACTCATTTGGCTCTTGCAAGTAATCAGCTCTCAGGTCCAATTCCATCAGGAATAGGGGAGCTGCATTATCTCGTGGAACTTTATTTGGATAACAACTATTTAACAGGTTCAATTCCAGCCAGTTTTGGTGACCTCAACAGGCTAGCGGAGTTGAGACTTTTTCAAAATCACCTCTCTGGTCCCATTCCCAGTGCAATTGGGAATTTGTTTTCGCTTCGATTTCTTTACTTGAATCACAATAATCTTATTGGTGCAATCCCAAAGTCACTgggcaatttgaccaatttgattGAATTGCTTCTCTTTGACAATCAACTTTCAGGTTCAGTTCCAAAGGAATTGGGTAATCTGAAATTCCTTACCAGTGTGGCCATGAATCAGAACCAACTTAATGGTTCCATTCCTGCTTCAATTGGAAACTTGAGTAATTTAAGAATGTTGTTTCTTCGAGATAACCAATTTTCTGGTACCATTCCACAAGAGCTTGGAAACTTGAATAAGTTGGTTGCTTTGGAATTGGATCATAATAAGTTCTTTGGTCCATTACCAGAACTACCATGTCAAAGTGGAATGCTCCAAAACATTACGGTATCTGAGAACATGCTTACTGGTCCAATCCCTAGAAGTCTGAAAAACTGCTCAAGCTTAATTAGAGCCCGTTTTGAGGGTAACCGTTTCCGAGGAAACTTGTCAGAGATGTTCGGAATCTATCCATTCCTGGATTTCATAGATCTCAGCAACAACGAATTCTACGGAGAACTCTCTAGCAACTGGGGTAAATGTAAACCTTTGAAAACCCTGCTGGTTGCAGAGAACAACATCACAGGTGGTATACCTCCAGAAATTGGAAATTTGACTCAACTACATACACTTAATCTTTCTTTGAATTCTTTATCAGGGAAGATACCAAGGGCAGTTGGAGAGTTAGCTTCTATGCTTAAACTGGATTTACATGACAACCAACTTACTGGTAATATTCCTCAGGTAATGGGAGTGTCATTGGAATTTCTAGACCTGTCCACAAACTCCTTGAGTGGAACTCTACCTGAAAATTTGGGTGGTATGAAACACTTGTTTCACATGAACTTGAGCAACAATATTTTAAGTCAAAGGATTCCACTCCAGATTGGGGAGTTAACCCAACTTTCTGAACTGGATTTGAGTCAAAATTTCTTCACAGGAGAGATACCATCTGAGTTTCAAAGTTTGCAGAGTTTGGGGACATTGGATCTCTCCCAAAATAACCTCTCTGGCTTGATACCAAAGGCTTTGGCAGAATTGCCTGGTTTATTGCACATTAATCTTTCTTTTAATAATTTGGAGGGTCCAATTCCAAGTGGTAGAGCCTTTGGATATCTAACCTTAGAAGAAGTAAAGGGAAACAAAGGTTTGTGTGGCAATATTACAGGGTTCCGAGCCTGTGAAAGTTCCCCGCCGATTAAAAAGCATGTCAAGTATAAAAGGAAGGAACTTGCTCTCAAAATTGTATTACCTCTTCTGGGATCATTCATACTTCTTGGTGCATTCTTTGGAGCTTTTAGATTGCATGatcaaagaaaaacaaattcaaGAGCAGAAGATATGGAGGTGAAAAAGGGTGATTTATTTGCCATCTGTGCTTATGATGGCAACGCATTGTATAACAAAATCGTGAGGTCTACAGAAGAGTTCAGTGAAATATTTTGCATTGGGAAGGGAAGTTATGGAAGTGTTTACAAAGCACAGCTTTCAATAGGTGATGTAGTAGCTGTGAAGAGACTTCAGAACATGCCTAATGTGGCAAAGGATAAAAGCTTCTTGAATGAGATCAGGGCTTTGACAGAAATCAAGCATCGAAATATTGTGAAACTCTTTGGCTTCTGCTCAAATGCTCGGCATTCAATTTTGGTTTATGAGTACCTTGAAAGAGGAAGCTTGGCCAAAATATTGAGCATGGAAGAAGAAGCCAAGGAACTCGACTGGCAAAAGAGGCTGAAAATCATCAAAGGTGTCGCTCATGCTTTATCTTACATGCACCATGATTGTTCACCAGCAGTTGTACATCGGGACATATCAAGCAATAACATTTTGCTTGATCCAGATTACGAGCCTCACGTTTCAGATTTTGGCACTTCCAAGTTTCTGAAAAAAGACTCGTCTAATTGGAGTTCTTTGGCAGGCACCTATGGATACATTGCACCAG AATTTGCCTATACAATGAAAGTTAACGAAAAGTGTGATGTTTATAGTTTTGGGGTCCTGACAATGGAAATAATCAAAGGAAAGCATCCTGGAGACTTGACTGCTAATCTGATGTCTTCAAATCATGAAGATGTAGAACTGAAAGACTTGGTCGACCGAAGACTTCGATATCCCAATCAAGAAACTCAAAAGATCCTGATATCCATTTTCAAACTTGCAAGAGAATGTCTACACGCTGATCCTCAATGTAGGCCAACAATGCTCTTTATTTCCAG GTTTCTTGCCTCCTATTAA